A genomic segment from Klebsiella africana encodes:
- the mtnA gene encoding S-methyl-5-thioribose-1-phosphate isomerase: MQTLQTTSLRVSENQLFILDQQALPQEKRWLAADNVALLVDHIHALRVRGAPLIGLSASLLLALLAQRGLNRDELLQALETLRAARPTAVNLMNNLDRMKQALAREDYPQALEAEALRLVEEDKQLCDRIAEAGSALVKPGSRLLTHCNTGGLATTGVGTALGVIALAHRQGKVTNVWVDETRPLLQGGRLTAWELGELGVPYQLITDSMAASLMAQGLVDAVWVGADRIAANGDVANKIGTYSLAVLAHYHQIPFYVAAPQTTLDRYCPNGAAIPIEQRAAAEVTGVAGSFGAVQWAPTGAAVYNPAFDVTPAALISGWVLDSGVVTPAQVAAGAFAPDNG; encoded by the coding sequence CTGGCGGCGGATAACGTTGCGCTGCTGGTGGACCATATTCATGCCCTGCGGGTGCGCGGCGCGCCGCTGATTGGCCTGTCCGCCAGCCTGCTGCTGGCGCTGCTGGCCCAGCGCGGCCTGAACCGGGATGAACTCCTGCAGGCGCTGGAGACGCTGCGCGCGGCGCGGCCGACGGCTGTCAACCTGATGAATAATCTGGATCGCATGAAGCAAGCGCTGGCCCGGGAGGATTACCCGCAGGCGCTGGAAGCGGAAGCTTTGCGTCTGGTCGAAGAAGATAAACAGCTGTGCGACCGCATCGCTGAGGCGGGCAGTGCGCTGGTGAAGCCCGGCAGTCGACTGCTAACCCACTGCAACACCGGTGGTCTGGCGACCACCGGGGTAGGGACCGCCCTGGGGGTTATCGCGCTGGCGCACCGGCAGGGAAAGGTGACCAATGTGTGGGTCGATGAAACTCGGCCGTTGCTGCAGGGCGGACGTTTAACCGCCTGGGAGCTGGGCGAGCTGGGCGTGCCGTATCAGTTGATCACCGATTCAATGGCCGCCAGCCTGATGGCGCAGGGGCTGGTGGATGCGGTGTGGGTCGGCGCCGACCGTATCGCCGCCAACGGCGACGTGGCGAATAAAATCGGCACCTATTCGCTGGCGGTTTTGGCCCATTATCACCAGATCCCGTTTTACGTCGCTGCCCCGCAGACCACCCTCGACCGCTATTGCCCGAACGGCGCGGCGATCCCCATTGAGCAGCGTGCGGCGGCGGAAGTGACCGGGGTGGCGGGCAGCTTTGGCGCGGTACAGTGGGCGCCGACGGGGGCCGCCGTGTACAATCCGGCGTTCGACGTCACGCCGGCAGCGCTGATTAGCGGCTGGGTGCTGGACAGCGGGGTGGTCACGCCGGCGCAGGTCGCCGCCGGGGCGTTTGCACCGGACAATGGATAG